A stretch of the Ochrobactrum sp. BTU1 genome encodes the following:
- a CDS encoding DoxX family protein: MTIRSVFTTGLAFLLAAFFVFGAYGNFLLSPQNAASYARWGYPDWFHYITATLELAAAALLINPATRKLGAAIGSFVMAAASLTTLFHAEYDQAIAPLIVLTVSLLTLILSQGVHPEN, from the coding sequence ATGACTATCCGCTCCGTCTTCACCACTGGCCTTGCTTTTTTGCTGGCTGCATTTTTTGTGTTCGGCGCTTATGGCAATTTTTTGCTTTCACCCCAGAACGCGGCCTCCTATGCCCGCTGGGGCTATCCGGACTGGTTTCACTATATAACCGCTACTCTGGAACTGGCGGCCGCAGCATTGTTGATCAACCCAGCCACACGAAAACTGGGTGCTGCAATAGGCAGTTTTGTCATGGCAGCAGCCAGTCTCACGACGCTTTTTCATGCCGAATACGACCAGGCGATTGCACCTCTGATCGTGCTCACCGTGTCATTGCTGACACTCATTCTGTCTCAGGGCGTACACCCAGAAAACTAA
- a CDS encoding TetR/AcrR family transcriptional regulator: MVRTVNPEKHEEKRLEILEAAHRCFLREGLQGASIAKICKEAEISPGHLYHYFSSKEEIVEQMADEYLRKLHGDFASHPEGQDTATVLLSELWGMSGWNEVDHCRILFELLSEAGRSERIREILRNNTASIRRMLADTLKAGQARGEVDPSLDVGHTSAMLIAVLDAAPMLPLMVPDVSFEESRKLLTTMITRFLRPQ; this comes from the coding sequence ATGGTTCGCACCGTCAATCCTGAAAAGCACGAAGAAAAGCGGTTGGAGATTCTGGAAGCTGCACATCGCTGTTTTTTGCGCGAAGGATTGCAGGGCGCATCCATTGCAAAAATCTGCAAGGAGGCGGAAATCAGCCCCGGCCATCTCTACCACTACTTCTCCAGCAAGGAGGAAATCGTGGAGCAAATGGCAGATGAATATCTGCGTAAGTTGCATGGAGATTTTGCAAGCCATCCGGAAGGGCAAGACACTGCCACTGTGTTGCTGTCAGAACTCTGGGGCATGAGCGGTTGGAATGAGGTCGATCATTGCCGCATTCTGTTTGAGCTGTTGTCTGAGGCGGGCCGAAGCGAGCGTATCAGGGAAATTCTGCGCAACAATACAGCCAGCATTCGCAGAATGCTGGCTGATACCTTGAAAGCAGGGCAGGCTCGCGGCGAAGTCGATCCATCGCTGGATGTAGGGCATACGAGTGCGATGCTGATTGCGGTGCTGGATGCAGCGCCCATGCTGCCTTTGATGGTGCCGGATGTGAGCTTTGAGGAGAGCCGCAAGCTGTTGACCACGATGATCACACGTTTCCTGCGGCCTCAATAA
- a CDS encoding DUF2000 domain-containing protein: MIFDTKIAILVQSDLQIWQKLNVTAFLASGIAGAVPNGIGEPYVDALGREHARLFSQPVVVFSASLEILQRAWQQSLQRDLTRAAYVRAMFATGHDAANREVFRAENADTPDLVGLALHGPKKDIDKAIKGAQLHP; encoded by the coding sequence ATGATTTTCGATACAAAAATTGCCATTCTGGTGCAAAGCGATCTGCAAATCTGGCAAAAACTCAATGTCACGGCTTTTTTGGCCTCTGGTATTGCCGGTGCAGTTCCAAATGGTATTGGCGAGCCATATGTGGATGCGCTCGGGCGGGAACATGCCCGTCTGTTCAGCCAGCCGGTGGTCGTATTTTCAGCGTCACTCGAAATTCTCCAACGCGCATGGCAGCAATCCCTGCAACGGGATTTAACGCGTGCAGCCTATGTCCGTGCGATGTTTGCAACCGGCCACGATGCTGCCAATCGCGAAGTCTTCCGTGCCGAAAATGCCGATACACCGGATCTGGTCGGCCTCGCTCTTCATGGCCCCAAGAAAGACATCGACAAAGCGATCAAGGGCGCACAGTTGCACCCCTGA
- a CDS encoding AraC family transcriptional regulator, producing MKVACLVKTHHTARDAFQLRRDQTTGLEALGARFHSHAYDMHFHDEWLVGVTHYGVQDFFCRGQRRQSTTGKIMLIEPGELHDGQAIQDDGFAYSMLYLPQSLIRQEMGGNDAAIGFRSTLTDDPQLAQAVMRTTSLIIEAAPRLSVEESRDQIIALLCRHLGRAEPKPDIIASDISARAMDYLRAHFEEDIGLEQLVEAVGATDRFSLSRSFRRRYGTSLHAYLVQLRLAAARRLLREQETPAQAAMLSGFADQSHMGRWFRRAYGLTPAQYRRGRTNVPDLPR from the coding sequence ATGAAGGTGGCGTGTTTGGTTAAGACCCATCATACGGCGCGCGATGCTTTTCAGCTTCGGCGCGATCAGACAACGGGGCTTGAAGCTTTGGGTGCACGGTTTCATAGCCATGCCTATGACATGCATTTCCATGATGAATGGCTGGTGGGCGTGACGCATTATGGTGTGCAGGATTTTTTCTGTCGCGGACAGCGACGTCAGAGTACCACTGGCAAGATTATGCTCATTGAGCCGGGCGAATTGCATGATGGGCAGGCTATTCAGGACGATGGCTTTGCCTATTCCATGCTTTATCTGCCGCAATCGCTGATTAGACAGGAAATGGGTGGCAACGATGCTGCAATCGGATTTCGCAGCACATTAACCGACGACCCTCAACTGGCGCAGGCAGTGATGCGAACCACAAGTCTGATTATTGAAGCCGCACCACGGCTGTCGGTTGAAGAAAGCCGCGACCAAATCATTGCACTTCTTTGCAGACATCTCGGACGAGCAGAGCCTAAGCCTGACATTATCGCATCTGATATTTCTGCACGGGCGATGGACTATCTCCGCGCACATTTTGAAGAAGATATCGGACTTGAGCAATTGGTCGAAGCCGTCGGCGCGACCGATCGCTTCTCCCTTTCGCGCAGTTTTCGACGCCGCTACGGAACCTCGCTTCACGCCTATCTGGTGCAATTGCGGCTCGCTGCTGCACGTCGGTTATTGCGTGAGCAGGAAACGCCTGCACAGGCCGCCATGCTGAGTGGCTTTGCCGATCAAAGCCATATGGGCCGATGGTTTCGACGCGCTTATGGACTAACGCCAGCACAATATCGTCGTGGGCGCACAAACGTTCCAGATTTGCCGCGTTAG
- a CDS encoding SDR family NAD(P)-dependent oxidoreductase, with protein sequence MSRFEGTTAVVTGAARGLGAALAFSLAEAGCNVVLCGRSMKALEDTADKITKHSGRRVDTVQVDLADMASVTAAIDAIKASHPTIDILVNNGAMWLEDRQEDYSEAEVAGVINAAVTGTFLFTQGLLPALNNSNSPDIITIGSISGLPNAPLQTVSVPFYAAKRAQAALADGLRQKLAGTPVRSIVVHPPYLEDASPLDNSWEASANRQKGQAATSRDIVESVLFALTRPRHVTLSITVDADEGGVFG encoded by the coding sequence ATGTCACGCTTTGAAGGAACCACCGCTGTTGTAACGGGCGCTGCCCGCGGCCTTGGCGCAGCGCTCGCCTTCTCACTGGCCGAAGCCGGATGCAATGTCGTGCTTTGCGGGCGTAGTATGAAAGCTCTCGAAGACACTGCCGATAAGATTACAAAACATTCCGGACGCAGAGTTGATACCGTGCAGGTTGATCTCGCTGATATGGCAAGCGTTACGGCTGCCATCGACGCCATTAAAGCGAGCCATCCTACAATCGACATTCTCGTAAACAACGGCGCGATGTGGCTTGAAGACAGACAGGAAGACTATTCAGAGGCAGAAGTTGCAGGCGTCATCAATGCCGCTGTCACAGGAACGTTCCTGTTCACACAAGGGCTTCTGCCTGCACTCAATAATTCAAACAGCCCGGATATCATAACAATCGGCTCGATCAGTGGTTTGCCCAACGCGCCGTTACAGACTGTTTCGGTGCCTTTCTATGCCGCGAAGCGCGCGCAGGCCGCACTCGCGGATGGCCTACGGCAAAAGCTTGCGGGAACACCTGTCCGTTCCATCGTCGTTCATCCACCATATCTCGAAGACGCTTCGCCACTGGATAATAGTTGGGAAGCTTCGGCCAATCGGCAGAAAGGTCAAGCGGCCACCAGTCGCGATATCGTCGAATCCGTGCTCTTTGCCCTCACCCGCCCACGTCATGTAACATTATCGATCACTGTCGATGCTGATGAAGGTGGCGTGTTTGGTTAA
- a CDS encoding metal/formaldehyde-sensitive transcriptional repressor — translation MSHTIHQKEKLIARVRRIKGQLEGVERALASEAACAEVLRQLASARGALTGLTAEVMEDHLREHVVEIDDAGERRKGGDEMIEVIRAYMK, via the coding sequence ATGTCGCACACCATCCACCAGAAGGAAAAGCTCATTGCCCGCGTTCGCCGCATCAAGGGGCAGCTCGAAGGCGTTGAGCGCGCACTGGCTTCGGAAGCAGCCTGTGCCGAAGTGTTGCGGCAGCTTGCATCAGCGCGCGGAGCGCTGACCGGACTAACAGCGGAGGTGATGGAGGATCATCTGCGTGAACATGTTGTCGAAATCGACGACGCTGGTGAACGTCGAAAGGGTGGTGACGAGATGATCGAGGTCATCCGCGCCTATATGAAATAG
- the dmeF gene encoding CDF family Co(II)/Ni(II) efflux transporter DmeF — protein MAGNHHHAHYSVHNSSASHEHVFLGEDHHRNERKVWLVIALTATMMVVEIIAGSIYGSMALVADGWHMSTHAGAMLITALAYSYSRRHAHDPRFSFGTGKLGDLAGFASAVVLALIALLIGWESFLRLTNPIEISFNQAIAVAVVGLVVNLVSAWLLKDDHGHHHGHSHHHEHDHDHDHNDETGHTHEKVRDNNLRAAYLHVLADALTSVLAIAALLVGKSYGWLWADPLMGVVGALVIARWSWGLIRDSGQVLLDAVPEAGRLKNEIMNHLERSGDHITDLHIWQIGPGHHAAIVAIASHSPKLPSVYKERLGHIHGLSHVTVEVDAA, from the coding sequence ATGGCTGGGAACCATCACCACGCACATTATTCAGTTCATAATTCATCGGCGTCGCATGAACACGTCTTTCTCGGCGAAGACCATCATCGAAACGAACGCAAGGTCTGGCTTGTTATTGCTCTGACTGCGACCATGATGGTCGTCGAAATCATTGCGGGCTCGATTTATGGTTCCATGGCTCTCGTAGCTGACGGCTGGCATATGTCCACCCATGCAGGCGCCATGCTGATTACCGCGCTCGCCTATTCCTATTCACGACGTCACGCGCATGATCCGCGTTTCAGTTTCGGTACCGGAAAGCTGGGCGATCTCGCTGGTTTTGCTAGCGCCGTAGTGCTGGCCCTGATTGCCTTGTTGATTGGGTGGGAGAGCTTCCTTCGCCTGACAAACCCGATTGAGATCAGCTTTAATCAGGCAATTGCAGTTGCCGTGGTGGGACTGGTCGTCAATCTCGTCAGTGCATGGCTGCTGAAAGACGATCACGGCCACCACCATGGGCACAGCCATCATCACGAACATGACCATGACCATGACCATAATGATGAAACAGGTCATACGCATGAGAAGGTGCGGGATAACAATCTCCGGGCGGCCTATCTGCATGTTTTAGCTGACGCACTGACCTCTGTGCTTGCGATTGCCGCACTTCTGGTTGGCAAAAGCTATGGCTGGCTCTGGGCCGATCCATTGATGGGTGTTGTTGGGGCGCTGGTTATTGCGCGCTGGTCGTGGGGACTGATCCGTGATTCCGGTCAGGTTCTGCTTGATGCTGTTCCAGAAGCGGGGCGCCTCAAGAACGAAATCATGAACCACCTTGAGCGTTCGGGGGATCACATCACCGATCTGCACATCTGGCAGATCGGTCCGGGACATCATGCGGCGATTGTTGCGATTGCCTCGCATAGCCCCAAGTTGCCGTCTGTTTATAAGGAACGCCTCGGTCATATCCATGGATTGTCTCATGTGACTGTCGAAGTGGACGCAGCCTGA
- a CDS encoding Hsp70 family protein — protein sequence MTTVNQSQFDGVTLGIDFGTTNTVLSLASPDGSTAVLSVPKDGVDIAGYRSILCFWQDRETGERTSESGPWAMDAFVNAPHSTRMLQSFKTFAAQKSFTDTPVFGKRFKFEDILETFLESVAARLGDRLPPKGNRVVIGRPVIFAGATPDEELAMQRYEKAFRAFGFTDIHYVYEPVAAAYFYAQELKAESTVLVADFGGGTSDFSIVRFEVGADGLSFTPLSQTGLGIAGDTFDYRIIDNAVSPLLGKNGEYKSFGKRLPVPKHYYANFARWNTLFLMNSPATIRALTDLAKNAVDPEPLEHFIHLIENDYGYEIYRAVSNLKVRLSSERISELHFKADDFEIRSDITRNDFDNWIADDVANIEQSVEQAVENAGLTFDGIDRVFLTGGTSFVPAIRTAFEKRFPDAMVTSSNQFDSIANGLALIGQSTDIERWAVKAA from the coding sequence ATGACGACAGTGAACCAGAGCCAGTTTGACGGCGTCACACTGGGCATCGACTTCGGCACGACAAATACTGTTTTGTCGCTTGCATCGCCCGATGGTTCGACTGCAGTGCTGAGTGTGCCGAAAGATGGCGTCGATATCGCCGGTTATCGCTCGATCCTGTGTTTCTGGCAGGATCGGGAAACCGGCGAACGCACATCGGAAAGCGGGCCGTGGGCGATGGATGCATTTGTGAATGCGCCGCATTCGACCCGTATGTTGCAGTCTTTCAAGACCTTTGCGGCTCAAAAATCTTTCACCGACACACCGGTCTTCGGCAAACGTTTCAAGTTTGAAGATATTCTTGAGACGTTTCTGGAATCAGTTGCTGCGCGTCTTGGGGATCGGCTGCCTCCGAAGGGCAATCGTGTTGTCATTGGACGCCCCGTCATCTTTGCAGGTGCAACGCCGGACGAAGAGCTGGCCATGCAGCGTTATGAAAAAGCGTTCCGCGCTTTTGGCTTCACAGATATTCATTATGTCTATGAGCCGGTGGCGGCTGCATATTTCTACGCACAGGAACTGAAAGCCGAGTCGACTGTTCTCGTTGCTGACTTTGGTGGCGGCACGAGCGACTTCTCCATTGTGCGGTTCGAAGTGGGCGCGGATGGCCTGAGTTTCACGCCGCTGAGCCAGACGGGTCTCGGCATTGCGGGCGATACATTCGATTATCGCATCATCGACAATGCGGTATCGCCGCTGCTTGGCAAGAATGGTGAATATAAATCCTTCGGCAAGCGCTTGCCGGTGCCCAAGCACTATTATGCAAATTTCGCACGCTGGAACACATTGTTCCTGATGAATTCGCCCGCAACGATTCGCGCTCTGACCGATCTTGCCAAGAATGCTGTCGATCCGGAGCCGCTCGAACATTTCATTCACCTGATCGAAAATGATTATGGTTATGAGATCTATCGCGCGGTCTCAAATCTCAAAGTCCGTTTGTCATCGGAAAGAATTTCCGAGCTTCACTTCAAGGCGGACGATTTCGAGATCCGCTCAGACATTACCCGCAACGACTTCGATAATTGGATCGCCGATGATGTGGCGAATATCGAGCAGTCGGTCGAGCAGGCTGTGGAGAATGCAGGCCTGACGTTTGACGGGATCGACCGCGTGTTCCTGACGGGCGGCACTTCCTTTGTGCCCGCGATCCGTACCGCTTTTGAGAAGCGTTTCCCCGACGCGATGGTGACAAGCTCGAACCAGTTTGATTCGATTGCCAATGGTCTGGCATTGATTGGTCAGAGCACAGACATCGAACGTTGGGCTGTTAAAGCAGCTTAA
- a CDS encoding L,D-transpeptidase family protein: protein MIKKILFAVVVIAVALFGYTKVMARIGSGEPPQPAPAGQQADAIEVNKGERRMTLLRDGTVIGTYRIALGGNGDGGHKAREGDQKTPEGAYIIDWRNPRSMAHLSLHVSYPNAADQNAADAAGYSPGGNIMIHGLPNGWGLLAPVHHLWDWTDGCIGVTNAEMREIWSKVPNGTPITIMP from the coding sequence ATGATCAAGAAAATCCTCTTCGCTGTCGTTGTCATCGCTGTTGCTTTGTTTGGCTATACAAAGGTTATGGCGCGCATTGGTTCTGGTGAACCACCGCAGCCTGCTCCCGCCGGACAACAAGCCGATGCCATAGAGGTCAATAAAGGCGAACGCCGGATGACCCTGCTTCGGGATGGCACCGTGATTGGCACATATCGCATTGCGCTTGGTGGGAATGGCGATGGAGGACACAAGGCGCGCGAAGGTGATCAGAAGACGCCCGAAGGCGCTTACATCATCGACTGGCGCAATCCGCGCTCAATGGCACATCTGAGCTTGCATGTTTCCTATCCGAATGCAGCAGATCAGAACGCCGCCGATGCGGCCGGGTATTCGCCCGGCGGCAATATCATGATCCACGGCTTGCCCAATGGTTGGGGCTTGCTTGCACCGGTGCATCACCTTTGGGACTGGACGGATGGCTGCATCGGCGTGACCAATGCTGAAATGCGCGAAATATGGTCCAAGGTGCCAAATGGCACCCCGATTACCATCATGCCTTAA
- a CDS encoding TenA family protein, which translates to MSIIAEQKSERFSENLRKSAEPFWSEAVQHRLVQEMFDGSVPQEVMKRYLVQDHRFIDCFLSLLGGVLVNCDNMDAKLTLGRFIGMISNDENSYFERAFAALDVSHVERYDAPDAEPTAAFKALMLEAATSGSYAACLSVLTVAEWLYLDWAQKAPSNLPESFVFSEWIVLHDNPYFSDFVAFLRSELDRVGPQTEAECRSFFQRAVELEKAFFDSAYE; encoded by the coding sequence ATGTCGATAATCGCTGAACAAAAATCGGAACGATTTTCCGAAAATTTGCGCAAAAGCGCTGAGCCATTCTGGTCCGAGGCCGTTCAACACCGTTTGGTGCAGGAAATGTTTGATGGCTCTGTTCCGCAGGAAGTTATGAAGCGCTATCTCGTTCAGGATCATCGCTTTATCGATTGCTTCCTGTCGCTCCTGGGTGGCGTACTCGTCAATTGCGATAATATGGATGCCAAGCTGACACTTGGGCGCTTCATCGGCATGATTAGTAATGACGAAAATTCTTATTTTGAACGCGCTTTTGCTGCGCTCGATGTAAGCCATGTTGAACGTTATGATGCACCAGACGCGGAACCAACCGCAGCCTTTAAAGCATTAATGCTGGAAGCTGCGACTTCGGGTTCGTATGCCGCCTGTCTCTCCGTTCTGACGGTTGCAGAATGGCTTTATCTCGATTGGGCGCAAAAGGCTCCCAGCAACCTACCCGAAAGTTTTGTTTTCTCTGAGTGGATTGTTTTACACGACAACCCTTATTTTTCAGATTTTGTTGCCTTTCTGAGATCAGAGCTTGATCGAGTTGGGCCTCAGACGGAAGCAGAATGCCGTAGCTTTTTTCAGCGCGCCGTAGAGCTTGAGAAGGCCTTCTTCGATTCAGCCTATGAATAA
- a CDS encoding DUF5086 domain-containing protein — protein sequence MGKKRSKVLILALAALTFAAPIVNAQTPDRTIILADTVKLTRWADIHQVPDPAHNDPYYHLEVFEHKKGAKPWVFKRLAHHMVITPDALDKSRTQKQAKTYAYKDVEFWITYKHWRDNPESRAQTPVCETTIIDCLRN from the coding sequence ATGGGCAAAAAGCGATCGAAAGTTCTTATATTGGCGCTGGCAGCCCTCACCTTTGCGGCTCCAATAGTGAATGCTCAGACGCCAGACCGTACAATCATTCTCGCTGATACGGTGAAGTTAACGCGTTGGGCTGACATTCATCAGGTGCCTGACCCGGCACACAATGACCCTTACTATCATCTGGAAGTGTTCGAGCATAAGAAAGGGGCTAAGCCCTGGGTGTTCAAACGGCTCGCTCACCATATGGTCATTACGCCCGACGCACTCGATAAGAGTCGCACTCAGAAGCAAGCCAAAACCTATGCCTATAAGGACGTGGAGTTTTGGATCACGTACAAGCATTGGCGCGACAATCCAGAAAGTCGCGCCCAGACACCTGTTTGTGAGACAACAATCATTGACTGCCTGCGAAACTAA